The following coding sequences lie in one Cloeon dipterum chromosome 1, ieCloDipt1.1, whole genome shotgun sequence genomic window:
- the Kdm5 gene encoding lysine-specific demethylase 5: MADDELNDVVTSRMLKNRKYDPEISDAFQFKRPPECPVFTPTAEEFENPYDYIAKISGEAVHTGICKIRPPKGWEPPFCVDVDNFKFTPRVQQLNELEAKTRIRLNFIEQIGKFWNLQGTPCTIPMIDKHAVDYFTLYEAVQAAGGLSMIKNKQWLEICKTLGFAPKKSIAIILKDYYEKYLHPFDLFKKSSSCSSKDIKPVKRGRPKKIVPESIENSPCKANSPLSSPEKAPLVEEAKLQDFNYFGGCHKMAGFRTRKKSPEKLVKKPRGRKSKYNNDPLAKYVCRKCDKGDKEDKMLLCDGCDDSYHTFCLMPPLTDIPEGDWRCPICVEKEVSKPFEAFGFEQAKREYSLYEFGKMADEFKCQYFNMPVHTVPLDLVEREYWRIVGTIDEDVTVEYGADLHTLDHGSGFPTQKSHNLSGPEMPYVRSGWNLNNLAVLGDCVLSHIEADISGMKVPWMYVGMCFSTFCWHNEDHWSYSINYLHWGEPKTWYGVPGASAPEFEEAMRSKAPELFENQSDLLHQLVTIMNPNLLMERGVPVYRTDQQAGEFVITFPRSYHAGFNQGYNFAEAVNFAPPDWLTLGRECIDHYAEQRRYCVFSHDELVCMMATKVGKLSIPMALAVCKDINEMVRKELLSLKEVALCGIKSKEQVPFETMTDDERQCNVCQTTLFLSAVVCKCNSKKLSCLRHFKQLCKCEASKKTLQYRYSESEMTDRVKEIKLSLEDYMVWFKKIQDIVFLERLDKPELSELIELDQEGIKRKYPRNSTYLAFQEAIIEGKATVNLCDQLIARRDAQGLGDFPEIDKLTENDLKELASKAPFLCCKVAHSYILNDTLSEVEKFHEVANRILTSNEEISTKELQAIVKKGTDMVVWLEEMPQLEQKLKQAQWLDRVHSLESCSPPSTESEVRDLLSEVGKLLPTPAVENSIVLLTQLLERVMSWNRTAKTGLNNKPTIKKLEKLVSEAESIPVHLPDLSSVKDNVKKGREWMNKYRALKLMESHPYLEQIEALVNVGRNLQVHLDPLGAAEDDAIKARSWLEKASRIFLKKNSQLKLIDALNPRKVVGIQNNKAKKKKPELNSEKSVEDQPLDNKVIFTNFQESKQKEIQLMLALRERNILKRSKDANDAKFCFCNKPCSGIMRECDLCKELYHNKCLLTSKMTVKGRSAMVQQAGEANSKFLCPNCLRSRRPRLETVLPLLVDLTTFPARLHEGEALQCLTENAIQWQERAKGALANDEVASALAKLSVLNQRVMEAEARRKTERIINSELQKAANNPELQSQLPLMTPKATFDEPLSVENTNNLTKDEIEMEFNADKLKGSNNSDHAYSSMNAARVKQSRKSPHIPRHPQSTVHLQESTRTMLENLMMEGDLLEVSLDETHHIWRILNASNPSQKQICYDRVPEANESKPNIDSADLLAKPKGKPRKKDTEMKNKLKVVIGGPKEKLPKRQKLIKRKVESEEEDIKPAKKWRRNKLKNSSASDNETEADELCNSEKCVRPSGDEVNWVQCDGCTAWFHLVCEGVGKSEINSTDEYICRSCNKLALSCTNDLVLEPKSEIKEEELTSTKVEWTDLGV, translated from the exons ATGGCGGACGACGAATTGAACGATGTGGTTACGAGCAGGATGCTCAAGAACAGGAAATATGACCCTGAGATCTCCGATGCCTTCCAATTTAAGAGGCCGCCCGAGTGTCCTGTGTTCACTCCGACTGCAGAAGAATTCGAAAACCCTTATGACTATATAGCAAAAATCAGTGGCGAAGCCGTGCACACGGGCATATGCAAAATCAGACCACCGAAG GGTTGGGAGCCCCCATTTTGTGTAGATGTGGacaactttaaatttacgCCCAGGGTTCAGCAATTAAATGAGCTTGAG GCTAAGACGAGAATCCGATTAAATTTCATCGAGCAAATAGGAAAGTTTTGGAATCTCCAGGGCACTCCTTGCACAATTCCCATGATTGATAAGCATGCGGTGGATTATTTCACGTTGTATGAAGCGGTACAAGCCGCTG GTGGTCTATCTATGATAAAAAACAAGCAATGGCTTGAGATTTGCAAAACTTTAGgttttgcaccaaaaaaatcaatcgcCATCATTCTCAAGGACTATTATGAAAAATACCTGCATCCCTTTGACTTGTTTAAAAAGAGCAGTAGTTGCTCTTCAAAg GACATCAAACCAGTCAAACGTGGAAGACCCAAGAAGATTGTGCCAGAATCAATAGAGAATTCGCCATGCAAAGCTAACTCGCCTTTGAGCTCACCTGAGAAAGCACCTCTTGTCGAAGAAGCCAAGCTGCaggatttcaattattttggagGTTGCCACAAAATGGCAGGTTTCAGGACACGCAAAAAAAGTCCAGAGAAGTTGGTGAAGAAGCCCAGGGGACGCAAGTCAAAATACAACAACGATCCA cttGCCAAATATGTATGTCGGAAGTGTGACAAAGGAGACAAGGAAGACAAAATGCTTTTATGTGATGGGTGCGATGACAGCTATCACACTTTCTGCTTGATGCCTCCCCTTACAGATATTCCAGAAG GCGATTGGCGATGCCCAATCTGTGTGGAAAAAGAAGTTTCAAAGCCTTTTGAGGCTTTCGGGTTTGAGCAAGCAAAGCGAGAGTACAGCTTGTatgaatttggaaaaatggcTGATGAATTCAAATGCCAGTATTTCAACATGCCTGTTCAT ACTGTTCCCCTGGATTTGGTTGAGCGAGAGTATTGGAGGATTGTTGGCACTATCGATGAGGATGTGACGGTCGAGTACGGTGCAGACCTTCACACTCTTGACCATGGTTCTGGTTTTCCCACTCAAAAGTCTCACAACCTCTCAGGACCTGAAATG CCGTACGTTAGAAGTGGATGGAACTTGAACAACTTGGCTGTACTCGGTGATTGTGTTTTGTCTCACATTGAGGCAGATATCTCTGGAATGAAAGTGCCGTGGATGTATGTTGGCATGTGCTTCTCGACCTTCTGCTGGCACAATGAGGACCACTGGTCATACTCGATCAATTACCTGCACTG GGGCGAACCAAAAACCTGGTATGGTGTGCCAGGAGCTTCTGCTCCAGAATTTGAAGAGGCGATGAGGAGCAAGGCACCAGAGCTCTTTGAGAACCAGTCAGACCTTCTTCACCAACTTGTCACAATTATGAATCCAAACCTGTTGATGGAGAGAG GAGTGCCTGTCTACCGGACTGATCAGCAAGCTGGAGAATTTGTGATCACTTTTCCTCGTTCTTATCATGCTGGATTTAATCAAGGGTACAATTTCGCCGAGGCCGTCAATTTTGCACCTCCTGATTGg ctcACTTTGGGGCGAGAATGCATCGATCATTATGCTGAGCAACGGCGCTACTGTGTCTTCTCCCACGATGAACTCGTTTGCATGATGGCAACGAAGGTTGGCAAACTTTCCATCCCGATGGCGCTTGCCGTGTGTAAGGACATAAATGAGATGGTCAGAAAAGAGCTGTTGTCTCTAAAGGAAGTTGCTCTCTGT GGCATCAAAAGCAAGGAACAGGTTCCATTTGAGACAATGACCGATGATGAGCGGCAATGCAACGTTTGCCAAACAACGCTGTTCCTCTCAGCAGTTGTGTGTAAGTGCAACAGTAAGAAACTGTCTTGCCTCCGTCACTTCAAGCAGCTATGCAAGTGCGAGGCCTCCAAGAAGACCTTGCAATACAGATACTCTGAGTCTGAAATGACAGACCGCGTGAAAGAAATCAAGCTCTCCCTAGAGGACTACATGGTTTGGTTCAAGAAAATTCAAGATATTGTGTTTTTAGAAAGATTGGACAAGCCAG AGCTCTCGGAACTTATTGAGCTAGACCAGGAGGGCATCAAACGAAAGTACCCTCGAAACTCGACCTACCTTGCTTTTCAGGAGGCAATCATTGAAGGGAAAGCTACAGTCAATTTATGTGACCAGCTTATAGCTAGGAGAGACGCTCAAGG acttGGAGACTTTCCGGAAATCGACAAGTTGACGGAAAATGATCTGAAGGAGTTGGCATCAAAGGCTccatttttgtgctgcaaagTGGCCCACAGCTACATCTTGAATGACACATTGTCTGAGGTTGAAAAGTTCCACGAAGTTGCTAACAGGATCCTCACTTCAAACGAGGAAATTTCCACCAAAGAGCTGCAAGCTATTGTAAAGAAGGGCACAGACATGGTAGTGTGGCTGGAGGAAATGCCGCAGCTAGAGCAG aaaCTGAAACAAGCACAGTGGTTAGACAGAGTTCATAGCCTTGAGAGTTGTAGCCCTCCTAGCACAGAAAGTGAAGTGAGGGATCTCCTCAGCGAAGTTGGAAAGTTACTTCCAACACCAGCAGTTGAAAACTCCATAGTTTTGCTGACACAGCTCTTAGAGCGAGTGATGTCTTGGAATCGAACTGCTAAAACTGGTCTGAACAACAA GcctacaataaaaaagctTGAGAAACTAGTCAGCGAGGCAGAGTCCATCCCAGTACACCTGCCTGACCTCTCCTCTGTGAAGGACAATGTTAAGAAGGGTCGAGAGTGGATGAATAAATACAGAGCCTTGAAGTTAATGGAATCGCACCCGTACCTTGAGCAGATAGAGGCTTTGGTCAACGTCGGGCGTAACCTTCAAGTTCACCTTGACCCACTGGGCGCTGCTGAAGATGATGCCATCAAGGCAAGAAGTTGGCTGGAGAAGGCCAGTCGCATTTTCCTCAAGAAGAATTCGCAGCTCAAGCTGATTGATGCTCTGAACCCGAGGAAGGTTGTCGGCATCCAGAACAACAAAGCCAAGAAGAAGAAGCCCGAGTTGAACAGTGAAAAGAGTGTAGAAGACCAACCTCTGGACAACAAGGTCATCTTTACCAACTTCCAG GAGTCTAAGCAGAAAGAAATCCAGCTGATGCTAGCtttgagagagagaaatattcTGAAGCGCTCTAAGGATGCCAACGACGCTAAATTTTGCTTCTGTAACAAGCCTTGCTCAGGGATCATGCGCGAATGCGACCTTTGCAAGGAACTATACCACA ACAAGTGCTTGTTGACGAGCAAAATGACCGTAAAGGGCAGATCGGCTATGGTGCAGCAAGCTGGAGAAGCAAACTCAAAGTTTCTCTGCCCGAACTGTCTCCGCTCGCGGCGGCCAAGGCTGGAGACAGTGCTGCCCCTGCTGGTGGACTTGACCACCTTCCCGGCACGACTTCATGAGGGAGAAGCGCTCCAGTGTCTCACAGAGAACGCAATTCAGTGGCAGGAACGTGCTAAGGGCGCATTGGCCAACGATGAGGTCGCCTCCGCGCTGGCAAAGCTTTCTGTCTTGAACCAAAGAGTCATGGAGGCCGAGGCCAGACGCAAAACAGAGCGAATCATCAACAGCGAGCTGCAGAAGGCAGCAAACAATCCTGAGCTGCAGAGCCAGCTGCCGCTCATGACTCCCAAGGCTACCTTTGATGAACCGCTTAGTGTCGAG AACACCAACAATTTAACCAAGGACGAGATTGAAATGGAGTTCAACGCAGACAAGCTAAAGGGTTCTAACAACTCTGACCATGCATACTCAAGCA TGAACGCCGCTCGCGTGAAGCAGAGCAGGAAGTCTCCGCACATACCTCGGCACCCTCAGTCAACAGTGCATCTTCAGGAGAGCACTCGCACCATGCTGGAGAACCTAATGATGGAAGGTGACCTGTTGGAAGTCTCTCTTGATGAAACCCACCACATCTGGCGAATCCTCAATGCCAGCAACCCAAGCCAAAAGCAGATCTGTTACGAT AGAGTTCCTGAAGCTAACGAAAGCAAGCCCAACATTGATTCAGCTGATCTACTTGCCAAGCCAAAGGGTAAACCCAGGAAGAAAGATACGGAAATGAAGAACAAACTGAAAGTTGTCATTGGAGGCCCAAAAGAAAAGCTGCCCAAGAGGCAGAAG TTGATCAAGCGTAAGGTTGAATCGGAGGAGGAAGACATTAAGCCTGCCAAGAAGTGGAGGAGGAATAAGTTGAAGAACTCGTCTGCCAGCGACAACGAAACGGAGGCTGATGAATTGTGCAATTCAGAGAAATGCGTTCGCCCTAGCG GCGATGAAGTAAACTGGGTCCAGTGTGACGGCTGCACTGCGTGGTTCCATCTGGTGTGTGAGGGCGTTGGCAAGAGTGAAATCAATTCCACTGATGAGTACATTTGTCGCTCGTGCAATAAGCTCGCTCTCTCCTGCACGAATGACTTGGTCTTGGAGCCGAAGAGCGAGATCAAAGAGGAG GAGTTGACGAGCACCAAAGTGGAGTGGACAGACTTAGGAGTGTGA